A window of the Juglans microcarpa x Juglans regia isolate MS1-56 chromosome 5D, Jm3101_v1.0, whole genome shotgun sequence genome harbors these coding sequences:
- the LOC121266106 gene encoding WRKY transcription factor 44, producing the protein MDIKEAERVVIAKPVASRPTCSSFRSFSELLAGAIDASPSNVCSTAVAAIRPKTVRFKPAVIRAPAGLVSSQAGISGAAVCNSSDNVSKFDSKSTVVYKPLAKLVSKTTVSLLANMGNFSTSHQQQQQSVEASVQHSNQEKRNFRSQISSNLHQNIPSHVESNQTGGHSKIASQNLEEDPKVVLNTANSDRPSYDGYNWRKYGQKQVKGSEYPRSYYKCTHPNCPVKKKVERSLDGQIAEIVYKGEHSHSKPQPPKRNSAGTQGLGFVSDGPGQDAKNTLWANPHNEGNEGSEGRVESQNEVGLPARSTYHGNVPVPCDPVATGAVNVGGVTPDNSCGLSGECEEGSKAMEPEDDEPRSKRRKSESRSYEAGVSGEGIQEPRIVVQNSTDSEIMSDGFRWRKYGQKVVKGNPYPRSYYRCTSLKCSVRKHVERASDDPRAFITTYEGKHNHEMPLRNSNPVVSETDSLAPKGKDKQ; encoded by the exons ATGGATATTAAGGAAGCAGAGAGAGTAGTTATTGCAAAACCAGTCGCATCAAGGCCTACTTGTTCCAGTTTTAGATCTTTCTCAGAACTTCTTGCCGGCGCCATTGATGCCTCACCTTCCAATGTATGTTCAACTGCAGTTGCTGCTATTCGACCAAAGACTGTGAGGTTCAAGCCAGCAGTGATTCGTGCTCCAGCTGGGCTGGTTTCTTCCCAG GCTGGGATCTCTGGAGCAGCAGTTTGTAATTCATCTGATAATGTTTCGAAATTTGATAGCAAATCCACTGTGGTATACAAACCACTGGCAAAACTTGTATCAAAGACGACCGTTTCTCTCTTGGCAAATATG GGAAATTTCAGTACTAgtcatcaacaacaacaacaatcagTTGAGGCCTCTGTCCAACATTCAAACCAAGAAAAACGTAATTTCAGGTCCCAAATTAGCTCAAATCTTCACCAGAACATTCCATCACATGTTGAAAGTAATCAGACAGGTGGGCACTCCAAGATAGCATCACAGAACTTGGAAGAGGATCCAAAAGTTGTGTTGAACACAGCTAATAGTGATAGGCCTTCTTATGATGGATATAATTGGAGGAAATATGGCCAAAAGCAAGTCAAAGGAAGTGAGTACCCAAGAAGTTATTATAAGTGCACGCACCCAAATTGTCCTGTGAAAAAGAAGGTTGAAAGATCGTTGGATGGTCAGATTGCAGAGATTGTCTACAAAGGTGAGCACAGTCATTCAAAGCCACAGCCTCCTAAGCGCAACTCAGCAGGGACACAAGGGCTAGGATTTGTATCTGATGGACCTGGTCAAGATGCCAAAAATACATTGTGGGCTAATCCCCACAATGAAGGCAATGAGGGTTCTGAAGGCAGAGTAGAAAGTCAGAATGAGGTAGGATTACCTGCGCGTTCGACTTATCATGGTAATGTTCCAGTGCCTTGTGATCCTGTTGCCACTGGAGCAGTTAATGTTGGCGGTGTCACTCCTGATAATTCCTGTGGTCTTAGTGGAGAATGTGAAGAAGGGAGTAAAGCAATGGAGCCAGAGGATGATGAACCCAGAAGTAAAAGAAG GAAAAGTGAGAGTCGATCCTATGAAGCAGGTGTATCGGGGGAAGGCATACAAGAGCCCCGAATTGTTGTGCAAAACTCCACAGATTCTGAGATAATGTCTGATGGTTTCCGCTGGAGGAAATATGGACAGAAGGTTGTGAAAGGAAATCCATATCCCAG AAGCTATTATAGATGTACCAGTCTCAAATGCAGCGTGCGCAAACATGTGGAAAGAGCATCCGATGATCCAAGAGCTTTCATTACGACATATGAGGGAAAACACAACCATGAAATGCCACTTAGGAACTCAAATCCAGTGGTTTCTGAAACAGATTCCCTAGCCCCGAAAGGTAAAGATAAGCAATGA
- the LOC121266107 gene encoding probable serine/threonine-protein kinase PBL7, with protein sequence MGWFPCSGRSHKSKAKVMKKKKNLELQESPLDRIKPSSENLKISSSLASKEASKIGGSNYISESAQIFTFRELAAATRNFRAECFLGEGGFGRVYKGRLEGTDQVVAIKQLDRNGLQGNREFLVEVLMLSLLHHPNLVNLIGYCADGDQRLLVYEYMPLGSLEDHLHDILPGKKQLDWNTRMKIAAGAAKGLEYLHNQADPPVIYRDLKCSNILLGEGYYPKLSDFGLAKLGPVGDNTHVSTRVMGTYGYCAPEYARTGQLTVKSDVYSFGVVLLEIITGRRAIDSSKPPGEQNLVTWARPLFKDRTKIWQMADPLLQGQYPSRGLYQVLAIGAMCVQEQPHLRPAIADVVTALTYLASQKHDSDKQRDQSSRQSPCSPQVKGSAKKLNRKVDLREIE encoded by the exons ATGGGTTGGTTTCCCTGCTCTGGAAGATCACACAAAAGTAAGGCCAaggtgatgaagaagaagaaaaacttggAGCTGCAGGAGAGCCCGCTTGATCGGATTAAACCCAGTTCAG AGAACTTGAAGATAAGTTCCTCCTTAGCATCCAAGGAGGCCTCTAAAATCGGAGGCTCCAATTATATTTCGGAATCGGCGCAGATATTTACATTCCGTGAGTTGGCAGCTGCGACTAGAAATTTTAGAGCAGAATGTTTTTTGGGTGAGGGAGGTTTTGGTAGAGTATATAAAGGACGTTTGGAAGGGACCGATCAG GTTGTAGCTATCAAGCAGCTTGATCGCAATGGGTTACAAGGGAACAGGGAATTCCTTGTTGAAGTCTTGATGTTAAGTCTGCTACACCACCCTAACCTTGTTAATTTGATTGGTTATTGTGCTGATGGAGATCAAAGGCTTCTGGTTTATGAATACATGCCACTAGGATCTTTGGAAGATCATTTGCATG ACATCTTACCTGGTAAGAAACAACTTGATTGGAATACAAGAATGAAAATTGCCGCTGGGGCAGCAAAGGGATTGGAGTATTTACATAACCAAGCTGATCCTCCTGTTATATACAGAGATCTGAAATGCTCCAACATTTTGCTTGGTGAAGGATATTATCCCAAGCTATCTGATTTTGGCTTGGCCAAACTCGGGCCTGTTGGGGATAACACACACGTTTCCACAAGGGTCATGGGTACCTATGGATATTGTGCTCCGGAATATGCAAGGACAGGTCAACTGACTGTGAAATCAGATGTTTATAGCTTTGGGGTTGTTCTTCTGGAGATCATAACGGGTAGGAGAGCAATTGACAGTTCAAAACCTCCAGGAGAGCAGAATCTGGTTACATGG GCAAGACCATTGTTCAAAGATCGTACAAAAATCTGGCAAATGGCTGATCCATTGCTCCAAGGTCAGTATCCTTCAAGGGGCTTGTACCAAGTTCTTGCGATTGGAGCAATGTGTGTTCAAGAGCAGCCTCATTTGCGGCCGGCCATTGCTGATGTTGTCACTGCTTTGACTTACCTTGCTTCGCAAAAACATGACTCTGATAAACAGCGAGACCAAAGCTCCCGCCAGTCTCCCTGTTCTCCTCAAGTAAAGGGAAGTGCTAAGAAGCTCAATCGTAAAGTGGATCTGAGAGAGATTGAATAG